One stretch of Cydia fagiglandana chromosome 18, ilCydFagi1.1, whole genome shotgun sequence DNA includes these proteins:
- the LOC134673521 gene encoding CCA tRNA nucleotidyltransferase 1, mitochondrial has translation MITKSLFSLKLSRFLKVRVFSSNTIPERRRVRSKVDMELKCRDNPVVVKLDTPEFHNIFTQEVIDLKKLFDKYQYEIRIAGGAVRDLLMGLQPKDLDFATPATPQQMKDMFTAENIRMINISGEKHGTITPRINDKENFEVTTLRVDLVTDGRHAEVEFTTDWKLDANRRDLTINSMFLGFEGNVYDYFYGYDDLKQRRVAFVGDADVRIKEDYLRIMRYFRFYGRIAERPDNHDRETLEVIRNNAEGLQNISGERIWMELKKILQGSFSGALLKTILDVGLGKHIGLPIDPNIEELDRVLIRGRHLGLHPMSYLAALLRDMDEVTVLQRRLKFSGYDREMLYYIVEHRENKEGARPLLPYEKLVLNTKIKQKDAVDYVREVLKYRGDEKLLEEFNRWEIPRFPMSGKILKDNGVPPGKMYGAIISKLKDVWIDNNYMQTADDLAKLIPVIIEKIDKRK, from the exons ATGATTACAAAATCTTTATTCAGTTTAAAATTGTCTCGTTTTCTGAAAGTCAGG GTTTTCAGTAGTAATACTATTCCGGAACGGCGAAGAGTTCGTTCGAAAGTAGATATGGAGTTGAAATGCAGAGATAACCCTGTCGTGGTGAAGTTGGATACGCCTGAATTTCATAATATTTTCACGCAGGAGGTTATAGATTTGAAGAAATTATTTGATAAATATCAGTATGAAATAAGGATTGCTGGTGGCGCAGTAAG AGACCTACTAATGGGTTTGCAACCCAAAGATCTTGATTTTGCTACACCAGCGACACCACAGCAAATGAAAGACATGTTCACAGCTGAAAACATAAGGATGATAAACATCAGTGGTGAGAAACATGGCACTATCACTCCAAGAATCAATGACAAAGAGAACTTTGAAGTAACCACACTAAGAGTAGATCTTGTGACTGACGGGCGACATGCAGAGGTTGAGTTTACAACAGACTGGAAGCTTGATGCAAATAGAAGAGATTTGACAATCAATTCCATGTTTTTGG GTTTTGAAGGCAATGTATATGATTACTTTTATGGGTATGATGATTTGAAGCAGAGAAGAGTAGCTTTTGTGGGAGATGCTGATGTTAGGATAAAGGAAGATTATCTCAGAATCATGAGGTACTTCCGTTTCTATGGCAGAATAGCTGAAAGGCCAGACAATCATGACAGAGAAACTCTTGAAGTTATCAGAAATAATGCAGAGGGATTGCAAAATATATCAGGAGAAAGAATCTGGATGGAGCTCAAGAAGATCCTGCAGGGCTCGTTTTCAGGAGCTCTTTTAAAGACAATATTGGATGTAGGATTAGGAAAACATATTG ggtTGCCTATTGATCCTAACATTGAGGAGCTAGACAGAGTACTGATAAGGGGCAGGCACCTGGGCCTACATCCAATGAGTTACCTAGCTGCATTGCTGCGGGATATGGATGAAGTTACAGTTTTACAAAGAAGGCTCAAGTTCTCAGGCTATGACAGAGAGATGTTGTATTACATTGTAGAGCACAGAGAGAATAAAGAGGGTGCCAGGCCTTTATT gccatatgaaaaattagttctaaacacaaaaataaaacaaaaagatGCTGTGGATTATGTTCGTGAAGTACTGAAGTACAGAGGTGACGAAAAACTACTAGAAGAGTTTAACAGATGGGAGATACCTCGATTCCCAATGAGCGGCAAAATCCTCAAAGATAATGGTGTACCGCCGGGAAAGATGTATGGTGCAATAATCTCTAAACTGAAAGATGTGTGGATAGACAACAATTACATGCAAACAGCAGATGACTTGGCTAAACTTATACCTGTTATTATAGAAAAAATAGACaagagaaaataa